The Aquila chrysaetos chrysaetos chromosome 6, bAquChr1.4, whole genome shotgun sequence genome window below encodes:
- the STK16 gene encoding serine/threonine-protein kinase 16 — MGQALCVCSRGTVSLGGARYLVLHRLAEGGFSYVDLVEGLRDGRFYALKRILCHDKEDRQAALHEVEMHGLFDHPNILRLVAHCMVEKGAKHEAWLLLPYVKGGTLWREVEALREKGTFMPEQRILLILHGICSGLQAIHGKGYAHRDLKPTNVLLDEDDRPVLMDLGSMNRARIEVNSSQEAMAVQDWAAQRCTISYRAPELFTVPSQCVIDERTDIWSLGCVLYCMMFGEGPYDAIFQKGDSVALAVQNPIVVPPTTRYSAALQRLLSSMMTLNPQERPSISDILHQLDGLQPAPAGQDTTQI, encoded by the exons ATGGGGCAGGCGCTGTGCGTCTGCTCCCGCGGCACCGTCAGCCTGGGGGGAGCGCGGTACCTCGTGCTCCACCGCTTGGCAGAGGG GGGCTTCAGCTATGTGGACCTGGTGGAGGGGCTGCGGGACGGTCGTTTTTATGCCCTGAAGCGCATCCTGTGCCATGACAAGGAGGACCGCCAGGCTGCCCTGCATGAGGTGGAGATGCATGGCCTCTTTGACCACCCCAACATCCTGCGCCTGGTGGCCCACTGCATGGTGGAGAAGGGTGCCAAGCATGAGGCTTGGCTCCTCCTGCCCTATGTGAAG GGAGGGACCCTGTGGCGCGAGGTGGAAGCACTGCGAGAGAAAGGGACCTTCATGCCAGAGCAGCGGATCCTCCTTATCCTCCATGGCATCTGCAGCGGGCTGCAAGCCATCCATGGCAAGGGCTATGCACACAG GGACCTCAAGCCCACCAACGTGCTGCTGGATGAGGATGACCGGCCCGTGCTGATGGACCTGGGCTCCATGAACCGAGCTCGCATCGAAGTCAACAGCTCTCAGGAGGCCATGGCTGTGCAG GACTGGGCTGCCCAGCGCTGCACCATCTCCTACCGTGCCCCCGAGCTCTTCACGGTGCCAAGCCAGTGCGTCATAGACGAGCGCACAGATATCTGG TCCCTAGGCTGCGTGCTGTACTGCATGATGTTTGGAGAGGGCCCTTACGACGCCATCTTCCAGAAGGGTGACAGTGTGGCTTTGGCGGTGCAGAACCCCATTGTCGTGCCCCCCACGACCAG GTACTCGGCTGCCTTGCAGCGCCTGCTCTCCTCCATGATGACGTTGAACCCCCAGGAGCGACCCAGCATAAGTGACATCCTCCACCAGCTGGATGGGCTGCAACCAGCGCCAGCGGGACAGGACACCACGCAGATCTGA
- the GLB1L gene encoding LOW QUALITY PROTEIN: beta-galactosidase-1-like protein (The sequence of the model RefSeq protein was modified relative to this genomic sequence to represent the inferred CDS: deleted 1 base in 1 codon), translating to MVVSTSPFIPNPGLAEHQRRMGLPALALVLVAGLLHTQASPPARSFQLDYEEDCFRKDGSPFRYISGSIHYARVPRPAWRDRLLKMYMSGLSAVQVYIPWNYHEPLPGVYDFAGDRDVEAFLDLTAELGLLVILRPGPYICAEWEMGGLPAWLLWKPDIILRSSDPAYLAAVDSWLHVLLPKIKPRLYQHGGNIISVQVENEYGSYYACDYGYLRHLLGSFRALLGSEVLLFTTDGTRAEELRCGTLQGLYATVDFGPGSNVTEAFGAQRQVEPKGPLVNSEYYTGWLDYWGEAHASTSSVRVARGLEDMLQLGASVNMYMFHGGTNFAYWSGADFKDQYKPVTTSYDYDAPLSEAGDPTEKLFAIRMVISKFQPLPVGPMPPATPKYAYGWVALRKYADLLDVLDVLCPSGPIQSQFPLTFEAIKQVHGFVLYRTQLPRDVLDPATLGAPPHSICDRGYVMLQKEYQGTLERDGQTALHVTGSTGDTLDVLLENMGRISFGANISDFKGLLGNLSLDSSPLRNWLIYPLAIDTAIQQGWPHAALPKSSSGGRAGPAFYTGTFETPGIAWDTFVKFPGWSKGQLWINGFNLGRYWPLRGPQQTLFVPGSVLHIGRPNNITVLELEGAPSTPLLLFLDRPLFNRTLSRSTAATE from the exons ATGGTGGTGTCCACGTCCCCCTTCATCCCCAATCCCGGGCTTGCCGAGCAC CAGAGAAGGATGGGGCTGCCCGCTCTCGCCCTGGTACTGGTGGCAGGGCTCCTACACACACAG GCCTCCCCCCCGGCACGCTCCTTCCAGCTGGATTACGAGGAAGACTGCTTCCGCAAGGATGGTTCCCCTTTCCGCTACATCTCGGGCAGCATCCACTACGCCCGCGTCCCGCGCCCCGCCTGGAGGGACCGGCTCCTCAAGATGTACATGAGCGGGCTCAGCGCCGTGCAGGT CTACATCCCCTGGAACTACCATGAGCCGCTGCCAGGGGTTTATGACTTTGCTGGGGACCGGGACGTGGAAGCCTTCCTGGACCTGACAGCCGAGCTGGGGCTTCTGGTGATCCTGCGGCCAGGACCCTACATCTGTGCGGAGTGGGAGATG GGCGGCCTACCCGCCTGGCTGCTGTGGAAACCAGACATCATCCTGCGCTCCTCTGACCCCG CCTACCTGGCAGCCGTGGACTCCTGGCTCCATGTCCTGCTTCCCAAGATCAAGCCACGGCTATACCAGCACGGAGGGAACATCATCAGTGTGCAG GTGGAGAACGAATATGGGAGCTACTACGCCTGTGACTATGGGTACCTGCGGCACCTGTTGGGCTCCTTTCGGGCGCTGCTAGGAAGCGAGGTGCTGCTCTTCACCACCGATGGCACACGGGCAGAGGAGCTGCGCTGCGGCACGCTGCAGGGGCTCTACGCCACCGTCGACTTTGGGCCAG GCTCCAATGTGACAGAGGCATTTGGCGCCCAGCGCCAGGTCGAGCCGAAGGGGCCCCTG GTGAACTCCGAGTACTACACGGGCTGGCTGGACTACTGGGGAGAAGCGCAtgccagcaccagctctgtgCGGGTGGCCCGGGGGCTGGAGGacatgctgcagctgggagccagCGTCAACAT GTACATGTTCCATGGGGGGACGAACTTCGCCTACTGGAGCG GTGCTGACTTCAAGGACCAGTACAAACCAGTGACCACCAGCTACGACTACGATGCCCCCCTCTCGGAGGCAGGAGACCCCACTGAGAAGCTGTTTGCCATCCGCATGGTCATCAGCAAG TTCCAGCCCCTGCCAGTCGGTCCGATGCCACCTGCCACCCCCAAGTATGCCTATGGCTGGGTGGCCCTGCGGAAG TATGCCGACCTCCTGGATGTCTTGGATGTGCTGTGCCCCTCTGGGCCCATCCAGAGCCAGTTCCCCCTCACCTTTGAGGCCATAAAGCAG GTCCATGGCTTTGTGCTGTACCGCACACAGCTGCCCCGGGACGTCCTGGACCCAGCCACACTGGGCGCTCCTCCCCACAGCATCTGTGACCGCGGCTACGTGATGCTGCAGAAG GAGTACCAGGGGACGCTGGAGCGGGATGGGCAGACAGCACTGCACGTGACGGGCAGTACTGGGGACACTCTGGATGTGCTCCTGGAGAACATGGGCAGGATCAGCTTCGGGGCCAACATCAGTGACTTCAag GGCTTGCTGGGGAACCTCTCCTTGGACTCCAGCCCTCTCAGGAACTGGCTGATCTATCCCCTGGCCATAGACACTGCCATCCAGCAGGGCTGGCCCCACGCTGCCCTGCCAAAATCAAGCAgtgggggcagagcagggccagCCTTCTACACTGGGACCTTTGAGACCCCTGGCATCGCCTGGGACACCTTCGTGAAGTTCCCAGGTTGGAGCAAG GGCCAGCTGTGGATAAACGGCTTCAACCTGGGCCGGTACTGGCCTCTCCGCGGGCCCCAGCAGACCCTCTTTGTGCCCGGCTCAGTGCTGCACATTGGCCGCCCCAACAACATCAcagtgctggagctggaaggggCACCCTCTACCCCTCTCTTGCTCTTCCTTGACCGACCCCTTTTCAACAGGACCCTCAGCCGCAGCACTGCGGCCACAGAATAA
- the LOC115342842 gene encoding tubulin alpha chain yields the protein MPSDKTIGGGDDSFNTFFSETGAGKHVPRAVFVDLEPTVIDEVRAGIYRQLFHPEQLITGKEDAANNYARGHYTIGKEIIDQVLDRIRKLADQCTGLQGFLVFHSFGGGTGSGFTSLLMERLSVDYGKKSKLEFSIYPAPQVSTAVVEPYNSILTTHTTLEHSDCAFMVDNEAIYDICRRNLDIERPTYTNLNRLISQIVSSITASLRFDGALNVDLTEFQTNLVPYPRIHFPLATYAPVISAEKAYHEQLTVAEITNACFEPANQMVKCDPRHGKYMACCLLYRGDVVPKDVNAAIATIKTKRTIQFVDWCPTGFKVGINYQPPTVVPGGDLAKVQRAVCMLSNTTAIAEAWARLDHKFDLMYAKRAFVHWYVGEGMEEGEFSEAREDMAALEKDYEEVGLDSYEDEEEGEE from the exons ATGCCCAGCGACAAGACCATCGGCGGGGGGGACGACTCCTTCAACACCTTCTTCAGCGAGACGGGGGCCGGCAAGCACGTGCCGCGGGCCGTCTTCGTGGACCTGGAACCCACGGTGATCG ATGAAGTTCGGGCTGGAATCTACCGGCAGCTTTTCCACCCCGAGCAGCTGATCACGGGCAAGGAGGATGCGGCCAACAACTACGCCCGTGGGCACTACACCATCGGGAAGGAGATCATCGACCAAGTGCTGGACAGGATCCGGAAGCTG GCTGACCAGtgcacagggctgcagggctTCCTCGTGTTTCACAGCTTTGGAGGTGGCACCGGCTCTGGATTCACCTCCTTGTTGATGGAGCGACTCTCCGTCGACTATGGCAAGAAGTCCAAGCTGGAGTTCTCCATCTACCCGGCCCCGCAGGTCTCCACGGCCGTGGTGGAGCCCTACAACTCCATCCTCACCACCCACACCACCCTGGAGCACTCCGACTGTGCCTTCATGGTGGACAACGAGGCCATCTACGACATCTGCCGCCGCAACCTGGACATCGAGAGGCCCACCTACACCAACCTCAACCGCCTTATCAGCCAGATCGTGTCCTCCATCACGGCCTCTCTCCGCTTCGATGGGGCCCTGAACGTCGACCTGACGGAGTTCCAGACCAACCTGGTGCCGTACCCCCGCATCCACTTCCCGCTGGCCACCTACGCCCCCGTCATCTCGGCCGAGAAGGCTTACCACGAGCAGCTCACGGTGGCGGAGATCACCAACGCCTGCTTCGAGCCGGCCAACCAGATGGTGAAGTGCGACCCGCGGCACGGCAAGTACATGGCGTGCTGCCTGCTGTACCGCGGGGACGTGGTGCCCAAGGATGTCAACGCCGCCATCGCCACCATCAAGACCAAGCGCACCATCCAGTTTGTGGACTGGTGCCCCACGGGCTTCAAGGTGGGCATCAACTACCAGCCGCCCACGGTGGTGCCGGGGGGGGACCTGGCCAAGGTGCAGCGCGCGGTGTGCATGCTGAGCAACACCACGGCCATCGCCGAGGCCTGGGCCCGCCTGGACCACAAGTTTGACCTGATGTACGCCAAGCGGGCGTTCGTGCACTGGTACGTGGGGGAGGGCATGGAGGAAGGGGAGTTCTCCGAGGCGCGGGAAGACATGGCCGCTCTGGAGAAGGATTACGAGGAGGTGGGCCTGGACTCCTACGAGGATGAAGAGGAGGGCGAGGAGTAG
- the LOC115342843 gene encoding tubulin alpha-5 chain isoform X1: protein MRECISVHVGQAGVQMGNTCWELYCLEHGIQPDGQMPSDKTIGGGDDSFTTFFCETGAGKHVPRAIFVDLEPTVIDEVRGGVYRQLFHPEQMITGKEDAANNYARGHYTIGKEIIDQVLDRIRKLADQCTGLQGFLVFRSFGGGTGSGFTSLLMERLSVDYGKKSKLEFSIYPAPQVSTAVVEPYNSILTTHSTLEHSDCAFMVDNEAIYDICRRNLDIERPTYTNLNRLISQVVSSITASLRFDGALNVDLTEFQTNLVPYPRIHFPLATYAPVVSAERAYHEQLSVAEITNSCFEPANQMVKCDPRHGKYMACCLLYRGDVVPKDVNAAIATIKTKRSIQFVDWCPTGFKVGINYQPPTVVPGGDLAKVQRAVCMLSNTTAIAEAWARLDHKFDLMYAKRAFVHWYVGEGMEEGEFSEAREDMAALEKDYEEVGLDSYEDEEEGEE, encoded by the exons ATG cgcGAGTGCATCTCCGTCCACGTCGGCCAGGCCGGCGTCCAGATGGGCAACACCTGCTGGGAGCTGTACTGCCTGGAGCACGGCATCCAGCCCGATGGGCAGATGCCCAGCGACAAAACCATCGGTGGAGGGGACGACTCTTTCACCACCTTCTTCTGCGAGACCGGGGCTGGGAAGCACGTCCCACGGGCCATCTTTGTGGACCTGGAGCCCACTGTGATTG ACGAGGTTCGGGGAGGAGTCTACCGCCAGCTCTTCCACCCTGAACAGATGATCACCGGCAAGGAGGATGCTGCCAACAACTACGCCCGCGGGCACTACACCATCGGCAAAGAGATCATCGACCAAGTGCTGGACAGGATCCGGAAGCTG GCTGACCAGTGCACAGGCCTCCAGGGATTCCTCGTGTTTCGTAGTTTCGGAGGGGGCACTGGCTCCGGATTCACCTCCTTGTTGATGGAGCGACTCTCTGTTGACTATGGCAAGAAGTCCAAGCTGGAGTTCTCCATCTACCCTGCACCACAGGTCTCCACCGCTGTGGTGGAGCCCTACAACTCCATTCTCACCACACACAGCACATTGGAGCATTCAGACTGCGCCTTTATGGTGGACAATGAAGCCATCTACGACATCTGCCGCAGGAACCTGGACATCGAGCGCCCAACCTACACCAACTTGAACAGACTCATCAGCCAGGTTGTCTCATCCATCACAGCATCGCTGCGGTTTGACGGGGCCCTGAACGTCGACCTGACTGAGTTCCAGACCAACCTGGTGCCCTACCCTCGCATCCACTTCCCCCTGGCCACCTATGCTCCAGTGGTTTCGGCTGAGAGAGCTTATCATGAGCAGCTGTCGGTGGCCGAGATCACCAACTCCTGCTTTGAGCCAGCCAACCAGATGGTGAAGTGTGACCCTCGCCACGGCAAGTACATGGCCTGCTGCCTGCTGTACCGCGGGGACGTGGTGCCCAAGGACGTCAACGCTGCCATCGCCACCATCAAGACCAAGCGCAGCATCCAGTTTGTGGACTGGTGCCCCACGGGCTTCAAGGTGGGCATCAACTACCAGCCCCCCACGGTGGTGCCGGGGGGGGACCTGGCCAAGGTGCAGCGCGCCGTCTGCATGCTGAGCAACACCACGGCCATCGCCGAGGCCTGGGCTCGCCTGGACCACAAGTTCGACCTGATGTACGCCAAGCGAGCCTTTGTGCACTGGTACGTGGGTGAGGGCATGGAGGAAGGGGAGTTCTCCGAGGCGCGGGAAGACATGGCCGCTCTGGAGAAGGATTACGAGGAGGTGGGCCTGGACTCCTACGAGGATGAAGAGGAGGGCGAGGAGTAG